A single genomic interval of Romboutsia ilealis harbors:
- the thrS gene encoding threonine--tRNA ligase, whose protein sequence is MIKVTLKDGSVREFENELSVMDIAKSISEGLARAVVAASVNGKVVGLNHIVKGDCELNLFKFDDEEGKDVFRHTSAHILAQAIKRLYPEAKFAIGPTVENGFYYDIDLDHRLTNEDLEKLEKEMKKIAKEDIAVERYELPREEALAWAKENNEIYKVELIEDLPEGEVISFYKQGDFTDLCRGPHLPSTKKVKAVKLLSVAGAYWRGDEKNKMLQRIYGISFEKNKDLEEYLHMLEEAKKRDHRKLGRELDLFFIPEEGPGFPLFLPKGMELKNELLKFWREIHREDGYQEIETPIILNQKLWETSGHWYNYKENMYTVDIDEQQFAIKPMNCPGSLIYYNAKPHSYKEFPMKVAELGRVHRHELSGALHGLMRVRAFTQDDAHIFMLPEQIKDQIKGVVDLIDRVYKTFGFEYHLELSTRPENSIGSDEEWEAAENGLREALEELNLPYILNEGDGAFYGPKIDFHLRDCLGRTWQCGTIQLDMQLPQRFDITYIGQDGEKHRPVMIHRVAFGSIERFIGILIEHYAGKFPVWLAPTQVRILPISDKYNDYANEVKKALFDKGIRVEIDDRAEKTGFKIREAQLQKIPYMLIVGEKEAADKTVSVRSRDNGEVGSISLDEFITTVSEEVESRKNVIQD, encoded by the coding sequence ATGATAAAAGTTACTTTAAAAGATGGATCTGTAAGAGAATTCGAAAATGAACTTTCAGTTATGGACATAGCTAAGTCTATAAGTGAAGGTTTAGCTAGAGCAGTAGTTGCTGCATCTGTAAATGGAAAAGTTGTAGGACTAAACCATATAGTAAAAGGAGATTGTGAATTAAACTTATTCAAGTTTGATGATGAAGAAGGAAAAGATGTATTCAGACATACATCAGCTCATATATTAGCTCAAGCTATAAAGAGATTATACCCAGAAGCTAAATTTGCAATAGGACCAACTGTAGAAAATGGATTCTACTATGATATAGACTTAGATCATAGATTAACTAATGAAGATTTAGAAAAATTAGAAAAGGAAATGAAGAAAATAGCTAAGGAAGATATAGCTGTTGAAAGATATGAATTACCAAGAGAAGAAGCTTTAGCATGGGCAAAAGAAAATAATGAAATATATAAAGTAGAACTTATAGAAGATTTACCAGAAGGGGAAGTAATATCTTTCTATAAGCAAGGAGACTTTACTGATTTATGTAGAGGACCTCACTTACCTTCAACAAAAAAAGTTAAAGCAGTTAAATTATTAAGCGTAGCTGGAGCTTATTGGCGTGGAGATGAAAAAAACAAAATGCTTCAAAGAATATATGGTATATCTTTTGAGAAGAACAAAGACTTAGAAGAATACTTACACATGTTAGAAGAAGCCAAGAAAAGAGACCATAGAAAATTAGGTAGAGAATTAGACTTATTCTTTATACCTGAAGAAGGTCCAGGATTCCCATTATTCTTACCAAAAGGTATGGAACTTAAGAACGAATTATTAAAGTTCTGGAGAGAAATACATAGAGAAGATGGATACCAAGAAATAGAGACTCCAATAATACTAAATCAAAAATTATGGGAAACTTCAGGACATTGGTACAATTATAAAGAAAATATGTACACTGTAGATATAGATGAGCAACAATTTGCTATAAAACCAATGAATTGTCCAGGTTCTTTAATATATTACAACGCTAAGCCACATTCATATAAAGAATTCCCTATGAAAGTTGCAGAACTTGGTAGAGTGCATAGACATGAATTATCAGGTGCATTACATGGACTTATGAGAGTTAGAGCGTTTACTCAAGATGATGCACATATATTCATGTTACCAGAACAAATAAAAGATCAAATAAAAGGTGTTGTAGATTTAATTGATAGAGTTTACAAGACTTTTGGATTTGAATATCACTTAGAATTATCAACTAGACCTGAAAACTCAATAGGTTCAGATGAAGAGTGGGAAGCAGCTGAAAATGGTTTAAGAGAAGCTTTAGAAGAGCTTAACTTACCATATATATTAAATGAAGGTGATGGAGCATTCTATGGTCCTAAGATAGACTTCCACCTAAGAGATTGCTTAGGAAGAACATGGCAATGTGGAACTATACAATTAGATATGCAATTACCTCAAAGATTTGACATAACTTATATAGGTCAAGATGGTGAAAAACATAGACCAGTTATGATACACAGAGTTGCATTTGGTAGTATAGAAAGATTCATAGGTATATTAATAGAGCATTATGCTGGTAAATTCCCAGTTTGGTTAGCTCCAACTCAAGTTAGAATATTACCTATATCAGATAAATACAATGATTATGCTAATGAAGTTAAAAAAGCTTTATTTGATAAAGGAATAAGAGTTGAAATAGATGATAGAGCAGAAAAGACAGGATTCAAGATAAGAGAAGCTCAGCTTCAAAAGATACCTTATATGTTAATAGTAGGGGAAAAAGAAGCTGCTGATAAGACTGTATCTGTAAGATCAAGAGATAACGGAGAAGTAGGAAGTATAAGCTTAGATGAATTTATAACTACTGTATCTGAAGAAGTTGAAAGTAGAAAAAATGTAATACAAGACTAA
- the infC gene encoding translation initiation factor IF-3, with amino-acid sequence MFECVNLYADDFNHSLFIFIKIWRCPTISKELAINEQIRDKEIRVISDNGEQLGVMSAKEAQTIANNKNLDLVMISPNANPPVCKIMDYGKYKYEQSRKEKESKKKQKVVNIKEVRLRPGIESNDLNTKANQAIKFLKKGDKVKVELRFRGRELGHKDIGKEVMLKFIDIVKEFGEPTKAPAFEGNNMVVMIDPKK; translated from the coding sequence TTGTTTGAATGTGTTAACTTATATGCGGATGATTTTAATCATTCGCTTTTTATTTTTATAAAAATTTGGAGGTGTCCTACCATTAGTAAGGAACTAGCAATCAATGAACAAATAAGAGATAAAGAAATAAGAGTTATCTCAGACAATGGAGAGCAACTTGGAGTAATGTCTGCTAAAGAAGCTCAAACAATAGCTAATAATAAAAATCTAGATTTAGTAATGATATCACCTAATGCTAATCCGCCAGTATGTAAGATAATGGACTACGGTAAGTACAAGTATGAACAATCTAGAAAAGAAAAAGAATCTAAGAAAAAACAAAAGGTAGTAAACATAAAAGAAGTTAGATTAAGACCAGGTATAGAATCTAATGACTTAAATACTAAAGCTAATCAAGCTATTAAGTTCCTTAAAAAAGGAGATAAAGTTAAAGTTGAACTTAGATTTAGAGGTAGAGAATTAGGACATAAAGACATTGGTAAAGAAGTAATGTTAAAGTTTATAGATATAGTAAAAGAGTTTGGTGAACCAACTAAAGCCCCAGCATTTGAGGGGAATAATATGGTTGTAATGATAGATCCAAAGAAATAA
- the ytxC gene encoding putative sporulation protein YtxC, with translation MTNKDIYLSLNKQDEISVKKLLTNRKLEKEYTYNKDYIEVVLKNNSKDRIYNEEIVEEIADLIIDIMENKFLRKYVLKKYSFESSEEIQKIYMCALNLFKEKYFIIKKSLYNKIYDYILNEDYINIEGFVKFRMKEFNNYISTIVDLAWEEYFIKKDQDEFINILKYFVDIQQEKLELLRIHIKEDNSFILYDKDGNEIDSINDEEIMNMVIEENLNYEDFLMSNLLTLCPGKIEIIDSVNNNSSKEIIEIIKSIFGDKVTYINRN, from the coding sequence ATGACCAATAAAGATATTTATTTAAGTTTAAATAAACAAGATGAGATATCTGTAAAAAAGTTATTAACTAACCGTAAACTTGAAAAAGAATATACTTACAATAAAGATTATATAGAGGTAGTACTAAAAAATAATAGTAAAGATAGAATATATAATGAAGAAATCGTAGAAGAAATAGCTGATTTGATAATTGACATAATGGAAAATAAATTTCTTAGAAAGTATGTCCTAAAAAAATATAGTTTTGAATCTAGCGAAGAAATTCAAAAGATATATATGTGTGCATTGAATTTGTTTAAAGAGAAATATTTTATAATAAAGAAATCTTTATATAATAAAATATACGATTATATATTAAATGAAGATTACATAAATATAGAAGGTTTTGTGAAATTTAGAATGAAAGAATTTAATAATTATATATCAACTATAGTAGATTTAGCATGGGAAGAATATTTCATAAAAAAGGATCAAGATGAGTTTATTAATATACTTAAATATTTTGTAGATATTCAGCAAGAAAAATTAGAACTTTTAAGAATACATATAAAAGAAGATAATTCATTTATACTTTATGATAAGGATGGCAATGAAATTGATAGTATAAATGATGAAGAAATAATGAACATGGTTATAGAAGAAAATTTAAATTATGAAGACTTTTTGATGAGTAATCTTCTTACTCTATGTCCAGGTAAAATAGAAATAATAGATTCCGTAAATAACAATTCTTCTAAAGAAATTATAGAAATAATTAAATCGATATTTGGTGATAAAGTAACATATATTAATAGAAACTAA
- a CDS encoding DUF445 domain-containing protein, whose amino-acid sequence MNNIIRILILAIIGGLIGYITNVIAIKLIFRPINPIKVPIFNIEIIGMIPKRKKEIAINIGRIVEEQFLSIDEITNNLVTEQDKEYIIDYIKVKIKLILNEKMVLIPSTIRSLVQNYISEIIEDEIREGIDELCEEMIAKASNRINIKEIIENKINELDLYELEIIILQIVKNELRHIEILGLILGFFIGIVQGIITIFI is encoded by the coding sequence ATGAATAATATAATTAGGATATTGATTTTAGCTATTATAGGAGGTTTAATCGGGTATATAACTAATGTAATAGCTATAAAATTGATATTTAGACCAATAAATCCAATAAAAGTACCGATATTTAATATAGAGATAATTGGAATGATACCAAAGAGAAAAAAAGAGATTGCTATTAATATAGGAAGAATAGTAGAAGAGCAGTTTTTATCTATTGATGAAATAACTAATAATCTAGTAACGGAGCAAGATAAAGAATATATAATTGATTACATAAAAGTAAAAATAAAGCTAATACTTAATGAAAAGATGGTGCTTATTCCTAGTACAATAAGAAGTTTAGTTCAAAATTATATTTCTGAAATAATCGAAGATGAAATAAGAGAAGGCATAGATGAATTATGTGAAGAAATGATAGCTAAAGCAAGTAATCGTATAAATATAAAAGAAATAATAGAAAACAAAATTAATGAATTAGATTTATATGAATTGGAGATAATAATATTACAAATTGTAAAAAATGAATTAAGACATATTGAAATACTAGGACTTATATTAGGTTTCTTTATAGGGATAGTTCAAGGAATAATAACTATATTTATATAA
- the rplT gene encoding 50S ribosomal protein L20, with the protein MARVKKAMNARKKHKKVLKLAKGFIGSRSKLYRPANTFVMKALKNAYIGRKLKKRDFRRLWIQRINAGTRAHGLSYSRFMNGLKLAGVEVNRKMLAEMAIHDAEGFAKLVEVAKSKLA; encoded by the coding sequence ATGGCAAGAGTTAAAAAAGCTATGAACGCTCGTAAGAAGCATAAGAAAGTATTAAAACTTGCAAAAGGATTTATAGGATCAAGAAGCAAATTATATAGACCAGCAAATACATTTGTAATGAAGGCGTTAAAGAACGCTTATATAGGAAGAAAGTTAAAGAAGAGAGACTTCAGAAGACTTTGGATACAAAGAATAAACGCTGGAACAAGAGCTCATGGATTATCTTACTCAAGATTCATGAACGGATTAAAATTAGCTGGTGTTGAAGTTAACAGAAAAATGTTAGCTGAAATGGCTATACATGATGCAGAAGGATTTGCTAAGTTAGTAGAAGTTGCTAAATCTAAATTAGCTTAA
- the ftsH gene encoding ATP-dependent zinc metalloprotease FtsH, whose protein sequence is MKMWENFLKKINKPVPVFAQTTKIEKDNPSEDSNSSKPKTTFCDVAGLEEVKEELFEIVDFMKSPDKYKKMGAKIPKGVLFYGPPGTGKTLLASAVAGETNSSFFNVTGSEFVEKYVGVGAKRVRTLFEKARKEAPSIIFIDEIDAIGAKRQLESNNEKDQTLNQLLVEMDGFTKDSNVIIIGATNRLDLLDEALLRPGRFDRHIHIGAPNYHTRYEILKVHTDNKPIDPSVNLEVLAKKTHGFNGAHLANIANEAAIFAVRDNSDVITEIHFDKALERVIAGLESKNSTLIEKEKKIVSYHEAGHALVSDLVGISPIQKISIVPRGQALGYVLQLPDEDRYIYTKEELLGKMKILLAGKASEEIIFNHKSTGAKDDLKKVTEIANQMVCEYGMSDLGFMTLDGNNKTFLSEKIQDEANKIVQDCYNETLDILRNNINDLHLVSNHLFENETMTHEELKSLIRKEMC, encoded by the coding sequence ATGAAAATGTGGGAAAATTTTTTAAAAAAAATAAACAAACCAGTACCTGTATTTGCTCAAACAACTAAAATTGAAAAAGACAATCCAAGTGAAGACTCTAACTCATCTAAACCTAAAACTACATTTTGTGATGTTGCTGGGCTAGAAGAGGTTAAAGAAGAATTATTTGAAATAGTAGATTTCATGAAATCTCCAGACAAATATAAAAAAATGGGTGCAAAAATACCAAAAGGAGTATTATTTTACGGTCCTCCTGGTACAGGTAAAACATTACTTGCATCAGCTGTAGCTGGTGAGACAAACTCTTCATTCTTTAATGTTACCGGATCTGAGTTTGTTGAAAAATACGTTGGTGTAGGTGCTAAAAGAGTAAGAACTCTTTTTGAGAAAGCTAGAAAAGAAGCTCCAAGCATAATTTTTATAGATGAAATCGATGCAATAGGTGCTAAAAGACAGTTAGAAAGTAACAATGAAAAGGACCAAACCTTAAATCAGCTTTTAGTTGAAATGGATGGTTTTACTAAAGATTCAAATGTAATTATAATAGGTGCTACCAATAGACTTGACTTACTAGATGAAGCTTTACTTAGACCTGGTAGATTCGATAGACATATTCACATAGGTGCCCCTAACTATCATACTAGATATGAAATTTTAAAAGTTCATACTGATAATAAGCCAATAGATCCTTCTGTAAATTTAGAAGTTTTAGCTAAAAAAACTCATGGATTTAATGGTGCTCATCTTGCTAATATAGCTAATGAAGCTGCTATTTTCGCTGTAAGAGATAATAGCGATGTAATTACTGAAATTCATTTTGATAAAGCCTTAGAAAGGGTTATTGCTGGGCTCGAATCAAAGAATTCAACTTTAATCGAAAAGGAAAAGAAAATAGTTTCTTATCACGAAGCTGGACATGCACTAGTCAGTGATTTAGTAGGAATTTCTCCTATACAAAAGATATCAATAGTTCCGAGAGGACAGGCTTTAGGCTATGTTCTACAATTACCTGATGAAGATAGATACATCTATACTAAAGAAGAGCTTCTTGGAAAAATGAAAATACTTCTTGCAGGAAAAGCATCTGAAGAAATTATATTCAATCATAAATCTACTGGAGCGAAGGATGACCTAAAGAAAGTTACCGAAATAGCTAACCAGATGGTTTGTGAATATGGAATGAGCGATCTAGGATTTATGACTTTAGATGGAAACAATAAAACATTTTTATCTGAAAAAATACAAGATGAGGCTAATAAAATAGTTCAAGATTGTTATAACGAAACATTAGATATATTAAGAAATAACATAAATGACCTACATCTAGTTTCAAATCATTTATTTGAAAACGAAACTATGACTCATGAAGAATTAAAATCATTAATAAGAAAAGAAATGTGTTAA
- a CDS encoding potassium channel family protein, which produces MKQYIVIGCGRFGASLATTMHLLGHQVMAIDKSEEIIQNIVDKVTHAAIVDVTDEQSLRSIGLGNFDVAIIAIGSDIRASIMATLIAKEMGVSQIVCKAKDELQAKVLYKIGADRVVFPERDMGVRVAHNLVSDNILDHIELDPEYSIVEIVTPTSWVGKTLVDLELRARYEITVLAIKNGKSINVTPSPDEELKAGSILVVIGQSSNISSITSENKDIIRRK; this is translated from the coding sequence ATGAAACAATATATAGTTATAGGATGTGGAAGATTTGGAGCATCGTTAGCAACAACTATGCATCTTTTAGGTCATCAAGTAATGGCTATAGATAAAAGTGAAGAAATAATTCAAAACATAGTTGATAAAGTTACTCATGCGGCTATAGTAGATGTTACAGATGAACAATCTTTAAGATCAATAGGATTAGGAAACTTTGATGTAGCTATAATAGCAATAGGATCTGATATAAGGGCATCTATAATGGCAACTCTTATAGCTAAAGAAATGGGAGTGTCTCAAATTGTATGTAAAGCAAAAGATGAATTACAAGCAAAAGTTCTTTATAAAATAGGGGCGGATAGAGTAGTATTTCCAGAAAGAGATATGGGAGTTAGAGTTGCTCATAACTTAGTTTCAGATAACATACTAGATCACATTGAATTAGATCCAGAATATTCTATAGTAGAAATAGTTACTCCAACTAGTTGGGTAGGAAAAACTCTAGTTGATTTAGAATTAAGGGCAAGATATGAAATAACTGTACTTGCTATAAAAAATGGCAAGAGTATAAATGTAACACCATCACCAGATGAAGAACTTAAAGCAGGAAGTATACTAGTTGTGATTGGTCAAAGTAGCAATATAAGTAGTATTACTTCTGAAAATAAAGATATAATTAGGAGAAAGTAG
- a CDS encoding TrkH family potassium uptake protein, which yields MRKIIKKLSKIINKMEPTQIMVMGFAIVILIGAILLSMPISTQNRESIGFLDALFTSTSAVCVTGLIAVDTSTYWSFFGQLIIITLIQIGGLGFMTMTTLFALIIKKRINLKERLLIQESLNQIDLSGLVRLTRYILITTVLIEGTGALLLSTVFIPEFGVLKGIWYSMFHAISAFCNAGFDLMGVVSGPFSSLTYYVNNFTITITISLLIILGGIGFPVILDVIRNKKLSKLNIHSKVVLFSTAVLIVLGMLFILVLEYNNPNTLGQLGFGGKILASLFQSVTLRTAGFNTIDLAAMRENSIFFMIILMFIGASPASTGGGVKTTTIATLILTVKSFILGKQDIEVCERRISETTVKKSLGIFLIGITLVVMGTLIISITDPGFSLLEVGFEVVSAIATVGLSIGGSPNLSVLGKIFIMLFMFMGRVGSLTIFMALASRGIKKNPPIRYPEGKIIVG from the coding sequence GTGAGAAAAATTATTAAGAAACTTTCTAAAATTATAAATAAAATGGAACCTACTCAGATAATGGTAATGGGATTTGCTATTGTAATATTGATAGGAGCAATTTTATTGAGTATGCCAATATCTACTCAAAATAGAGAAAGTATAGGATTTTTAGATGCATTATTTACATCAACTTCGGCAGTCTGTGTTACAGGATTAATTGCAGTTGATACCTCGACTTATTGGAGTTTTTTTGGGCAATTAATAATTATAACCTTAATACAAATTGGTGGATTAGGATTTATGACTATGACAACATTATTTGCCCTTATAATCAAGAAAAGGATAAATTTAAAAGAAAGACTTCTGATACAAGAATCTTTGAATCAAATAGATTTATCTGGACTAGTCAGATTAACGAGGTACATATTAATTACAACGGTTTTAATTGAAGGTACAGGAGCCTTATTATTGTCAACTGTATTTATACCTGAATTTGGAGTTTTAAAAGGTATTTGGTATAGTATGTTTCATGCTATATCGGCATTTTGTAATGCTGGCTTTGATTTAATGGGAGTAGTTAGCGGTCCATTTTCATCGTTAACATATTATGTAAATAACTTTACTATAACTATAACAATATCACTATTAATTATTTTAGGTGGTATAGGATTTCCTGTAATTCTTGACGTTATAAGAAATAAAAAGTTATCGAAATTAAACATACATTCTAAAGTTGTTCTTTTTAGTACAGCTGTTTTAATAGTATTAGGAATGTTATTTATACTAGTATTAGAATATAATAATCCAAATACCCTAGGTCAATTAGGATTTGGAGGAAAAATATTAGCCTCATTATTTCAATCAGTAACACTTAGAACTGCTGGATTTAATACAATAGATTTAGCCGCTATGAGAGAGAATAGTATATTTTTCATGATAATATTAATGTTTATAGGTGCATCTCCAGCTTCGACAGGTGGAGGAGTAAAAACAACTACAATAGCTACTTTAATATTAACTGTAAAGTCGTTTATACTAGGAAAGCAAGATATAGAAGTATGTGAAAGAAGAATAAGTGAAACTACGGTTAAGAAATCATTAGGAATATTTTTAATAGGTATAACTCTAGTCGTGATGGGAACTCTTATTATATCTATAACTGATCCTGGTTTTAGTTTACTTGAAGTTGGATTCGAGGTAGTATCTGCTATTGCTACGGTTGGACTTAGTATAGGTGGAAGTCCGAATCTTAGTGTTTTAGGAAAAATATTTATAATGTTATTCATGTTTATGGGAAGAGTTGGATCTTTAACTATATTTATGGCGTTAGCATCAAGAGGAATAAAGAAAAATCCTCCTATTAGATATCCAGAAGGTAAAATAATAGTTGGATAA
- the rpmI gene encoding 50S ribosomal protein L35, producing the protein MPKMKTHRGAAKRFKKTGTGKLKRAKAFRRHILTKKAAKTKMQLRKSGIVTAGDARRIAQLLPY; encoded by the coding sequence ATGCCTAAAATGAAAACTCATAGAGGTGCTGCTAAAAGATTCAAAAAGACTGGAACTGGAAAATTAAAGAGAGCTAAAGCTTTCAGAAGACACATATTAACTAAGAAAGCTGCTAAGACTAAGATGCAATTAAGAAAGTCTGGAATAGTTACAGCAGGTGATGCTAGAAGAATAGCACAATTATTACCATACTAA
- a CDS encoding TrmH family RNA methyltransferase, with amino-acid sequence MSMIITSKDNDKVRYTKSLLKSKNRNKESKFIIEGYRILTLAIECKAKLDYVFINEDFEKKQEHKEFLEILKKKDIMVYKTTNKIFEDLTDTENTQGIIGVVKFKQRTLEENLTDESRFVLILDRIQDPGNMGTIIRTADAAGVDTIIALKGCVDIYNPKVIRSTMGSIFDMNVIHATQEEALRILKLKKFDIVSSYLDTNNYYNTVEYNYKTALVIGNEANGINEELVSKSDVLVKIPIYGKAESLNAAISSAILMYEIKKYLV; translated from the coding sequence ATGTCTATGATAATAACATCTAAAGATAATGATAAAGTAAGATACACGAAGTCATTATTAAAGTCAAAAAATAGAAATAAAGAATCAAAATTTATAATAGAAGGATATAGAATATTAACTCTTGCGATAGAATGTAAAGCTAAGTTAGATTATGTATTTATAAATGAAGATTTTGAAAAAAAGCAAGAACATAAAGAATTTTTAGAAATACTTAAGAAAAAAGATATAATGGTATATAAAACTACAAATAAGATTTTTGAAGATTTAACAGATACTGAAAATACTCAAGGGATAATAGGTGTAGTTAAATTTAAACAAAGAACACTAGAAGAAAATTTAACTGATGAAAGTAGATTTGTACTAATATTAGATAGAATACAAGATCCTGGTAATATGGGAACGATAATAAGAACTGCAGATGCTGCTGGAGTAGATACAATAATTGCATTAAAGGGATGTGTAGATATATATAATCCAAAAGTAATAAGATCAACTATGGGGTCTATATTTGATATGAATGTAATTCATGCTACTCAAGAAGAAGCATTAAGGATACTTAAGCTAAAGAAATTTGATATAGTATCTAGTTACTTAGATACAAATAATTATTATAATACGGTGGAGTATAATTATAAAACTGCACTAGTAATAGGTAATGAAGCTAATGGAATAAATGAAGAATTAGTATCAAAATCAGATGTATTGGTTAAGATACCTATATATGGTAAGGCAGAATCTTTAAATGCAGCTATAAGTTCTGCAATACTGATGTATGAGATAAAAAAATACTTAGTTTAA